In Bythopirellula goksoeyrii, a single window of DNA contains:
- a CDS encoding protein kinase domain-containing protein yields MVTDQTAESLAQRALDVSIVTQEQLRGVWNAFGTQEVDYEQFKQLLVRQGLLTNFQLERLEQGYRTGFVYGDYKVLYLVGAGTFARVYRAAHRTTNELFALKVLRKSKSDIPTEADLFRREGELGMKLKHPNIVAIHEVYSKGKIHYIVMDFVEGHNLRDFFRVRGKFEPLEAARIVEGMVAGLSYAYQRGITHRDLKMSNVIVSSDGVAKLVDFGLAGLGGDEASDGANPRTIDYAGLERATNVRKDDMRSDIFFAGCIFYQLMSGQAPMSENRDRTKRLDKSRFLTIKPISEIDPNLPLALVRVVNKAMELVPERRYQTPGEMLADLKLASKRVRDNKDLPAEAVDVGPQEGHDANGQPRKLMIVESDTKMQNVFRELFKKQGYRVLVTSDPERLFQRFYEDSNMADIVLMSTGHIGASAVAAFNQFGEESSTKNTPVVLLLGDKQNGLKKQAKPDEQRVVLQMPVKSKELRQAILKLLPADEA; encoded by the coding sequence ATGGTCACTGATCAGACTGCCGAATCACTGGCACAGCGCGCTTTGGATGTCAGTATTGTCACCCAAGAACAGTTGCGTGGTGTTTGGAATGCTTTCGGAACTCAGGAAGTAGACTACGAGCAATTCAAACAACTTCTCGTTCGCCAAGGCCTACTCACCAATTTTCAGCTCGAACGTCTTGAGCAAGGCTATCGGACGGGCTTCGTCTATGGCGACTACAAGGTGCTCTATCTCGTCGGGGCCGGTACCTTTGCACGTGTCTATCGTGCTGCCCATCGGACAACCAACGAACTGTTTGCCCTCAAGGTATTGCGCAAAAGCAAGAGCGACATTCCAACCGAGGCCGATCTCTTTCGGCGCGAGGGGGAACTAGGAATGAAGCTCAAGCATCCCAATATCGTTGCCATTCACGAAGTCTATTCCAAAGGCAAGATTCACTACATCGTGATGGATTTTGTGGAGGGGCATAACTTGCGCGATTTCTTCCGAGTCCGGGGGAAATTTGAACCACTCGAAGCGGCCCGCATCGTGGAGGGGATGGTTGCAGGGCTTAGCTACGCTTATCAACGGGGGATAACGCATCGCGACCTGAAAATGTCAAATGTCATCGTATCGAGCGACGGGGTCGCCAAACTGGTTGACTTCGGCCTGGCGGGACTTGGGGGTGATGAAGCGAGCGATGGTGCCAATCCACGCACGATTGACTATGCCGGTCTGGAGCGAGCCACCAACGTCCGCAAAGACGACATGCGAAGCGACATCTTCTTTGCCGGGTGCATCTTTTACCAGCTCATGAGTGGCCAGGCTCCGATGTCGGAGAATCGGGATCGGACCAAGCGCCTCGATAAGTCGCGTTTTCTCACGATCAAACCAATCTCCGAAATTGATCCCAATCTCCCCTTGGCACTCGTACGGGTGGTTAACAAAGCGATGGAGTTGGTCCCCGAGCGTCGGTACCAAACGCCGGGAGAGATGCTTGCCGATCTTAAGCTGGCAAGCAAACGTGTCCGCGACAATAAAGATCTCCCTGCCGAAGCTGTGGACGTGGGCCCGCAGGAAGGTCACGATGCGAATGGCCAGCCTCGCAAACTGATGATCGTGGAATCCGACACGAAAATGCAAAACGTTTTTCGTGAGTTGTTCAAGAAACAAGGCTATCGCGTCCTAGTGACCAGCGACCCCGAACGGCTCTTTCAACGATTCTACGAAGATAGCAATATGGCTGATATCGTGCTGATGAGCACCGGCCACATAGGTGCCAGCGCCGTCGCCGCCTTCAACCAATTTGGGGAAGAATCTTCCACGAAGAACACGCCAGTCGTGCTCCTACTCGGGGACAAACAAAACGGACTCAAGAAGCAAGCCAAACCCGACGAGCAGCGGGTTGTCCTGCAAATGCCCGTGAAGTCAAAGGAATTGCGGCAAGCAATCTTGAAGCTGCTGCCTGCGGATGAAGCGTAG
- a CDS encoding transcriptional regulator, which translates to MSSTQNPSLSTVETVPADLQRLADSINNLPSEYAMQLAPLIDAVVESTCRRRRILTLVQDALGQLRLDMKYLMFDLEATRRERDEYRSQLEEFES; encoded by the coding sequence ATGAGCAGCACCCAAAACCCCTCCTTGTCGACCGTGGAAACCGTTCCTGCCGATCTGCAGCGATTGGCTGATTCGATCAATAACCTTCCCTCAGAATACGCCATGCAACTGGCCCCATTGATCGATGCTGTCGTCGAAAGTACCTGCCGTCGCCGCCGTATTCTCACTCTCGTACAAGACGCTTTGGGCCAACTTCGCTTGGATATGAAGTATCTTATGTTTGATCTCGAGGCGACGCGTCGAGAAAGAGACGAGTATCGCTCGCAGCTTGAGGAATTTGAGAGCTGA
- a CDS encoding glycerate kinase type-2 family protein: MKRDSETLREDALKIWHAGVAAVQPARLISESVAVAGKSLWLGDQEIDFDSIKRIIVVGAGKAGAAMALALEGALGEQVLRDKSVAGWVNVPADCLLPTKVIHLHAARPAGVNEPAEEGIVGTGEILSLVANLDSDDLCICLLSGGGSALLPAPIEGLSLLEKRDLIRTISAGGGNIQQLNAVRRELSRVKGGGLARVCRAGQTVSLILSDVLGDDLETIASGPTVLREPTPELAIQVLYDLGIQDHPSAQKAIQLLKHLPVETHPLNSSCSVSNLIIGNNATAVDAAGCEAERLGYSHAMISAREPEGAAEEVAAHFAEMAVTMRGEDGPDCLISGGEPTVRLCPADERGLGGRNQQLALAMLEAIDDWQGLCLVAGGTDGEDGPTDAAGALVNEPIAARARELGLDPRAYVKRNDAYHFFAEVNGLLKTGPTQTNVCDLRVLTVDR; encoded by the coding sequence ATGAAGCGAGATTCTGAGACACTACGCGAGGACGCCCTGAAAATCTGGCATGCTGGCGTCGCTGCTGTGCAGCCTGCGAGACTGATTTCTGAATCGGTTGCCGTCGCTGGTAAATCGCTTTGGCTAGGCGATCAAGAAATCGATTTCGATTCGATCAAAAGGATTATCGTCGTTGGCGCTGGCAAAGCCGGGGCTGCGATGGCGCTTGCTCTGGAAGGAGCATTGGGAGAGCAGGTGCTGCGGGACAAAAGCGTGGCAGGGTGGGTAAATGTTCCGGCGGATTGTCTGTTGCCGACCAAAGTGATCCATCTTCATGCGGCGCGCCCTGCGGGTGTGAACGAGCCCGCTGAAGAGGGCATCGTTGGGACTGGTGAGATCCTCAGTCTTGTCGCTAACCTGGATTCGGATGATCTTTGTATCTGTTTATTATCAGGTGGTGGTTCGGCCTTGCTGCCGGCACCAATCGAGGGTCTGTCTCTGCTGGAAAAACGCGATTTGATTCGGACTATCTCGGCCGGTGGAGGGAATATACAGCAACTCAACGCAGTACGTCGTGAGTTGAGCCGTGTGAAAGGGGGCGGGCTGGCCCGCGTTTGTCGGGCTGGGCAAACGGTATCCTTGATCCTTTCCGATGTCTTGGGCGACGACCTAGAGACTATCGCCTCGGGACCGACAGTGTTGCGGGAGCCGACTCCTGAATTGGCTATCCAGGTTCTATATGACTTGGGCATCCAGGATCATCCCTCAGCACAGAAAGCAATCCAGCTGCTCAAACATCTACCGGTAGAGACGCATCCCCTAAACAGTTCATGCTCTGTCTCCAATCTCATCATTGGCAACAACGCCACGGCTGTTGATGCGGCAGGTTGTGAAGCGGAACGGCTTGGTTATAGTCACGCGATGATCTCGGCGCGCGAACCCGAGGGAGCGGCAGAAGAAGTCGCAGCCCATTTTGCCGAGATGGCTGTCACCATGCGAGGGGAGGATGGCCCTGATTGTCTCATCTCGGGGGGCGAACCGACCGTTCGATTGTGTCCTGCGGACGAGCGGGGGCTCGGCGGTCGCAATCAGCAACTCGCACTGGCCATGCTCGAAGCGATCGACGATTGGCAGGGGCTTTGCCTCGTGGCCGGGGGCACTGACGGCGAAGATGGGCCAACCGATGCAGCAGGAGCGTTGGTGAATGAACCGATTGCGGCGAGAGCGCGCGAGCTGGGATTGGACCCACGGGCGTATGTCAAACGCAATGACGCATACCACTTCTTTGCGGAAGTTAACGGATTGCTCAAGACCGGGCCTACGCAGACGAATGTCTGTGACCTGCGTGTGTTGACGGTAGATCGCTAA
- a CDS encoding DUF1598 domain-containing protein, with protein sequence MRFLLKPIRLGICCLSFIAVIGLLATTCPQHAYCQDDGGGGGGDGGGGDGGGGDNETDNLVAAGVAVDANGVLQRLTSGDPNGFLARERAAQALASLDADIAKPSKLRKVSLTRLARLTQQAISEGHGPDEAMKCLAGLTRIKYVFYYPETKDIVIAGPAEGWMSDYAGRLVGIESGQPILELEELVVALRTFPPSKNSNPIVYCSIDATDEGLARMQQFLSSIGRQIGPGDEQFIVNGLQESLGMQLVTIGGIPATTRFARIMVEADYRMKLIGIGLVEPAARIRSWISLASAGAVARNAMSRWWFVPDYKRIRTSEDGMAAELVGDGVKLIGEDEVVSASGQRQQAGRQSRASERFTKGFTDRYGQLADRDPVYAQLRNCIDMLIVAALIQKNDYYGQADWDLSVLGDESIYPVAVYNAPEKVNSAVNAIWKGAHLATPVGGGVQIQANQALDVDNLLEDEAGTVAAARAEISLGDLPADKWWWD encoded by the coding sequence ATGCGATTTTTGTTGAAACCGATTCGGTTAGGCATTTGTTGTTTATCTTTCATCGCCGTTATTGGTTTGCTAGCGACAACTTGCCCGCAACACGCGTATTGTCAAGACGATGGTGGTGGCGGTGGCGGTGACGGCGGCGGTGGCGATGGCGGAGGAGGCGACAACGAAACCGACAACTTGGTGGCGGCTGGTGTGGCTGTTGATGCCAACGGAGTATTGCAGCGGCTTACCAGTGGCGATCCCAATGGATTTCTCGCCCGTGAGCGGGCTGCCCAAGCCTTGGCCTCGCTAGATGCTGATATCGCCAAGCCCAGCAAGCTCCGTAAGGTTTCTTTGACTCGACTTGCTCGCTTGACTCAACAAGCCATCAGTGAAGGCCATGGTCCCGACGAAGCCATGAAATGTCTTGCTGGTCTCACACGCATTAAATACGTTTTTTACTATCCCGAAACGAAAGACATTGTTATTGCTGGTCCGGCGGAAGGCTGGATGTCGGACTACGCAGGCCGCCTAGTCGGAATTGAAAGTGGACAGCCGATCCTGGAACTTGAAGAACTGGTCGTCGCACTGCGAACTTTCCCACCCAGCAAGAATTCCAACCCAATCGTCTATTGTTCAATCGATGCTACTGACGAAGGGCTCGCGCGCATGCAACAGTTCCTTAGCTCGATCGGTCGTCAAATCGGCCCCGGCGACGAACAATTTATTGTCAATGGACTGCAAGAGAGCTTGGGTATGCAGTTGGTAACTATCGGTGGAATTCCCGCGACAACTCGTTTTGCACGAATCATGGTCGAGGCCGACTATCGCATGAAACTCATTGGTATCGGTCTCGTTGAGCCAGCGGCGCGAATTCGTAGTTGGATCTCCCTAGCTTCTGCTGGTGCTGTGGCCCGCAATGCCATGTCTCGCTGGTGGTTTGTGCCTGACTATAAGAGGATTCGTACGTCGGAAGACGGTATGGCTGCCGAATTGGTTGGTGATGGCGTGAAACTGATCGGCGAAGATGAAGTTGTCAGCGCAAGCGGCCAGCGTCAGCAGGCAGGTCGCCAGAGTCGAGCCAGTGAACGTTTTACTAAGGGTTTTACAGATCGATATGGCCAACTAGCCGACCGAGACCCAGTTTACGCTCAGCTCCGCAATTGTATTGACATGTTAATCGTGGCTGCTTTGATTCAGAAGAATGACTACTACGGGCAAGCCGATTGGGATCTCTCCGTGCTGGGCGACGAATCAATCTATCCAGTTGCAGTCTACAACGCACCAGAGAAAGTAAACTCAGCAGTAAACGCCATCTGGAAAGGCGCGCATCTGGCAACCCCCGTGGGTGGCGGTGTCCAGATTCAAGCCAACCAAGCCCTAGATGTCGACAATCTATTGGAGGACGAAGCAGGCACGGTTGCTGCCGCTCGTGCAGAGATCAGCCTCGGTGACCTCCCTGCCGACAAATGGTGGTGGGATTGA
- a CDS encoding COG1361 family protein has translation MNSFPTICSLSRLVIAIAGLLASGCCSCLPRIDPSGERCFIWPNQQTVDVVPATSTVGNPFAPPVFTDPVFPQATMPVAGAAIASPMAAPVLPSNQVMPPNQVLPPNTVASETLTITPERVLAPIGSEVVLKAGICTDDNYLITDQKIEWLVARQNAGEIVELGGKGICRNPLMPWNKPKKIDNQYGIGYTAAIPLTLDRGTGNPSDDVAIEPGHAWASITSPVEGSSHITAVAPVVKGLSQRRASATIYWVDVQWTFPPAVVSGGSSQILTTNVRRQSDGTPLAGWLVRYEVADGGGTLSGGQSGQAVEVSTGVDGNASIDVTPTGGVGNTTRITMQIVRPARFAGSDMPRLVVANGATNVNWDGSSTYLPPADDLGASDPVLPIPSGGSNVSPPITPAEPAVIQRPILELEVRGEPTGQVGGEARYEVVISNRGNAPATGLTLSDRFDEGFRHPSDNLGSRNIDKPLSVTLGPGQSHTEFITFEVVRAGSICHDVKVRSREGAEASKQVCLEVIQPAVQPQPGLEVRKDGTRQNVVGETTLFKLSVKNTGAVPLTNVEVLDQYDSVFLAKPLTQGYETIRDTDNKSRFLWRIPRLEVGATERFEVECICQAPKLRACSIVQVSGDGGPGIGMVPSADEHCIEIVEARGPGAGGAADVVPPSGGGRGISLSISPYNKKPLAGSRATYQFFVQNNSNSTDEQIQLRVLFPPEIIPDMATLQSVVAGQLNGNELRFNPVASIRANERLSFTVTTSVLKAGFVNITAEVTSKNFPQGVQKTEQVEIVGF, from the coding sequence ATGAACAGTTTCCCTACAATTTGCTCGCTCTCCAGGCTAGTAATCGCCATTGCTGGGCTATTAGCGAGTGGCTGCTGTTCGTGTCTGCCCCGGATCGACCCTTCGGGTGAAAGATGCTTCATTTGGCCCAATCAACAGACAGTAGATGTAGTCCCCGCAACCTCGACGGTTGGCAACCCCTTTGCACCACCTGTATTCACCGATCCCGTCTTCCCTCAAGCCACAATGCCAGTTGCGGGGGCTGCAATTGCAAGTCCGATGGCCGCCCCCGTGTTGCCGTCAAATCAGGTGATGCCGCCGAATCAGGTATTGCCGCCGAATACTGTCGCTTCTGAGACACTGACGATCACCCCCGAACGGGTTCTTGCTCCGATTGGCAGCGAAGTGGTTTTGAAGGCTGGCATCTGCACGGATGACAACTACCTGATCACCGACCAAAAAATTGAGTGGCTTGTTGCTCGTCAAAATGCGGGCGAGATCGTGGAGTTGGGGGGAAAAGGAATCTGTCGTAATCCCCTTATGCCCTGGAACAAACCGAAGAAGATCGACAACCAATACGGTATTGGCTACACGGCCGCGATTCCACTAACGCTAGACCGCGGCACAGGAAATCCGAGTGACGACGTCGCGATTGAGCCCGGCCACGCCTGGGCGAGTATTACTTCTCCCGTAGAAGGCTCCAGCCATATAACGGCAGTCGCACCCGTTGTCAAAGGTTTGTCCCAACGTCGTGCCAGTGCTACGATTTATTGGGTCGACGTACAGTGGACATTCCCTCCCGCAGTCGTTTCGGGCGGATCGTCGCAAATACTCACAACCAACGTCCGTCGCCAATCTGACGGCACTCCGCTAGCAGGTTGGCTCGTGAGGTATGAAGTTGCCGATGGTGGCGGAACTCTCTCCGGAGGTCAATCAGGTCAAGCAGTCGAAGTATCTACCGGTGTCGACGGCAACGCCAGTATCGATGTCACACCAACCGGTGGCGTAGGAAATACGACCCGTATCACGATGCAGATAGTCCGACCAGCGCGTTTTGCTGGAAGTGACATGCCGCGACTGGTGGTTGCCAATGGCGCTACGAATGTTAATTGGGACGGAAGCAGCACGTATCTTCCCCCCGCAGATGACCTGGGAGCTTCCGATCCGGTGCTTCCGATTCCAAGCGGTGGATCGAATGTCTCACCTCCCATTACGCCAGCCGAACCGGCCGTGATACAACGCCCCATCTTGGAACTAGAAGTTCGAGGTGAGCCCACTGGTCAGGTGGGAGGAGAAGCACGTTACGAGGTCGTGATTAGCAATCGCGGCAACGCACCCGCCACTGGCCTTACACTCAGCGATCGGTTTGACGAGGGATTTCGTCATCCCAGCGACAATCTGGGTTCTCGCAACATCGACAAACCTCTCTCGGTCACACTTGGACCAGGTCAGTCGCATACTGAATTCATTACGTTTGAAGTCGTGCGCGCAGGAAGCATCTGCCACGATGTGAAGGTTCGTAGCCGAGAGGGGGCGGAAGCTTCCAAACAAGTTTGCTTGGAAGTGATCCAGCCTGCGGTTCAACCTCAGCCTGGCTTGGAAGTGCGTAAAGATGGTACGAGACAAAACGTAGTCGGTGAAACGACTCTCTTTAAACTCTCGGTAAAAAATACGGGAGCGGTCCCGCTCACAAATGTGGAAGTGCTTGACCAGTACGACAGTGTTTTTCTAGCAAAACCACTTACACAAGGCTACGAAACGATTCGCGACACCGACAACAAGTCTCGTTTTCTCTGGCGGATTCCCCGCTTGGAGGTTGGTGCAACTGAGCGGTTTGAAGTCGAGTGTATCTGCCAAGCCCCCAAGCTACGGGCATGCAGCATCGTTCAAGTCTCGGGCGATGGAGGACCTGGCATTGGCATGGTTCCCAGTGCGGACGAGCATTGCATCGAGATTGTCGAAGCCCGAGGACCAGGAGCCGGCGGAGCAGCAGATGTCGTCCCTCCTTCTGGTGGAGGGAGGGGTATTAGTCTGTCGATTTCTCCCTACAATAAGAAGCCGCTTGCTGGCAGCAGGGCTACCTACCAGTTCTTTGTACAGAATAATTCGAACAGTACAGACGAGCAGATTCAACTGCGTGTGCTGTTCCCTCCAGAGATCATTCCCGATATGGCCACACTCCAATCGGTCGTAGCGGGACAGCTCAATGGAAATGAACTGCGATTCAATCCCGTCGCTAGTATCCGTGCCAACGAACGGTTGAGTTTCACAGTGACGACCTCGGTGCTAAAAGCTGGTTTCGTGAACATTACCGCCGAGGTGACCAGCAAGAACTTTCCTCAAGGTGTTCAAAAAACCGAGCAAGTTGAAATCGTCGGTTTTTAA